In Leishmania major strain Friedlin complete genome, chromosome 34, the following proteins share a genomic window:
- the SCAL gene encoding phosphoglycan beta 1,2 arabinosyltransferase,(SCA like) — translation MQDIASTLPHHRTPAKYQAGLHYHQANGRESAAPLLTSSAGNGANDKRPNHWGRSLLRGFCHVKWHQRTQWAVVASLLSFLVLFVLLHELLQVSGLSQSIYAVFSRPASERQTLLEDELVIRGPVVPPNGAFCGLCTEGLVVFRPASAATSLTTAPAQTEVVVCMETMEEARLAASKSEPLSTVRDCVARLYNLGLLQPPRTTITAVNDTCAAVRVTAQVLSGEAEEADRSKCSSGFVAELQVSSTEREKVKVHTQRFPSWPLCPAASRDAIDAEDGHQDGSGSNDYIVPAYFATAAVRDTDVDCDVPPPWRIDTIEDLDGVVMRFARDAAQTTESSLPLTSDLRCPTYFLTVNIGRFGRHHNQLQEILNGISLARRSNRTFILPSFVPALYMTYLKLNPELLYGWNSLRRNGRYCVLSYAEARPILQHLRERDGVVSMERVSFAATADLHVLFNTTEEHDSYAWGSMPRMPATDGAFVYDADEWLSMGLQRRDMTAHTASNTSSVPSPLTFHEARPPSAEECSGFAGPALNKNRTQWERIRSCTTAFLRTYGDGDGRRGSSLASRRQPRVVVISSVTAFHLRPTLTEMTTLLGLLRPSPTLTVEIGRYYRLYATQLQWPANTDPKRSFLNVLQPCRYKSTIGVHVRRREFTCREEAEHPSATIVAMSEARYQFDGTGENDRTAAGRPLTTVERLASDCGWNAQSLLHIYDTYAGWTRSRRARGLRRSRCFAPVQPSSKQVLRSYVAFDEQVGPIGSQLQAALQQRYNPLKKQRAANGYPPIYAAFYDRRPRKDLFQMYREILAKWEHSSTDKQHADGGAVFNVSDVPRTTESLVEILYPIAEQEALALGLDFFLLGNTGVFRGNIISSVSINVCLRRLGRGLPCHGVLAGYYEMLYKGYM, via the coding sequence ATGCAGGACATCGCTTCAACCCTTCCCCACCACCGTACGCCGGCGAAGTATCAAGCCGGCTTGCATTATCATCAGGCCAACGGACGCGAaagtgcggcgccgctgcttaCCTCGTCGGCTGGGAATGGTGCCAACGATAAGCGGCCCAATCACTGGGGCCGCAGCCTGTTGCGTGGCTTTTGTCATGTGAAATGGCATCAGCGCACGCAGTGGGCTGTTGTGGCGTCGTTGCTGTCGTTCCTCGTCCTTTTTGTGCTTCTGCACGAACTTCTTCAGGTGTCGGGTCTGTCGCAGTCGATTTATGCGGTTTTCTCGAGGCCGGCTTCCGAGCGGCAAACATTGCTGGAGGACGAGCTCGTGATACGTGGCCCTGTTGTGCCGCCGAATGGAGCATTTTGTGGTCTGTGTACAGAGGGCCTCGTTGTCTTCCGTCCAGCTAGTGCCGCCACATCTCTGACGACGGCGCCTGCACAGACCGAGGTGGTAGTGTGCATGGAAACGATGGAAGAAGCCCGGCTGGCAGCGAGCAAGTCGGAGCCTCTCAGCACTGTACGAGACTGTGTAGCAAGGCTCTATAACCTGGGTCTCCTGCAGCCTCCCCGTACTACCATAACCGCGGTGAATGACACatgtgcagcggtgcgcgtgACAGCGCAGGTGCTCTCAGGCGAGGCAGAAGAGGCAGATCGGAGcaagtgcagcagcgggttcgtggcggagctgcaggtgTCATCGACAGAACGGGAGAAGGTGAAGGTGCACACTCAGCGGTTCCCGTCGTGGCCGCTCTGCCCTGCCGCGTCACGGGACGCTATTGATGCCGAGGATGGACACCAAGATGGTAGTGGCAGTAATGATTACATCGTGCCCGCGTACTTTGCGACAGCAGCCGTTCGAGACACAGACGTAGACTGCGATGTTCCACCGCCGTGGAGAATTGACACCATCGAGGACCTTGATGGGGTGGTAATGCGTTTCGCCAGGGACGCGGCTCAGACCACAGAgtcatcgctgccgctgacaaGTGACCTGCGCTGCCCAACCTACTTCCTCACGGTAAACATTGGCCGCTTTGGCCGCCATCACAATCAGCTGCAGGAGATCTTGAACGGCATCTCGCTGGCCAGGAGATCGAACCGCACGTTTATTTTGCCATCCTTCGTGCCGGCGCTGTACATGACGTACTTGAAGCTAAATCCAGAGCTTCTGTACGGATGGAATTCGCTACGCAGAAACGGCCGCTACTGTGTTCTGTCGTATGCCGAGGCGCGGCCAATACTGCAGCATCTGCGTGAGCGCGATGGGGTAGTGAGTATGGAACGGGTTAGCTTTGCAGCCACTGCAGACCTGCACGTGCTATTCAACACCACAGAAGAGCACGACAGTTATGCATGGGGATCCATGCCTCGCATGCCGGCCACGGATGGCGCGTTTGTGTACGATGCGGATGAATGGCTCTCGATGGGGCTGCAGCGAAGGGATATGACAGCGCACACCGCAAGCAATACCTCATCAGTGCCATCCCCGCTAACGTTCCATGAGGCAAGGCCGCCTAGCGCGGAGGAGTGTAGCGGCTTCGCCGGCCCCGCTTTGAACAAGAACCGAACGCAGTGGGAAAGGATTCGCAGTTGCACCACTGCGTTTCTGCGCACCTACGGCGATGGTGACGGGAGGCGCGGGTCGTCGTTAGCCTCACGGCGACAGCCACGCGTCGTGGTGATTTCGAGCGTCACAGCGTTTCATCTGCGGCCGACGCTGACGGAAATGACCACGCTGCTTGGCCTCCTGCGGCCGTCGCCGACCCTCACCGTGGAGATCGGCCGGTACTACCGACTCTATGCGACGCAGCTCCAGTGGCCAGCCAACACCGATCCGAAGCGCTCTTTTTTAAACGTGCTGCAGCCATGTCGATACAAGAGCACCATTGGTGTTCACGTACGCCGTCGCGAGTTTACGTGTCGCGAGGAGGCCGAGCACCCCAGCGCCACCATCGTCGCTATGTCGGAGGCGCGCTACCAGTTTGACGGGACGGGCGAAAACGATAGAACCGCTGCCGGTCGTCCCCTCACCACCGTTGAGCGACTGGCGAGCGACTGCGGATGGAATGCGCAGTCGCTATTGCATATCTACGACACCTACGCGGGCTGGACGCGATCGCGACGGGCGCGGGGGCTAAGGCGGTCGCGTTGCTTTGCGCCTGTGCAACCTTCAAGCAAACAGGTGCTGCGGAGCTACGTCGCCTTTGACGAGCAGGTCGGTCCCATCGGCTCTCAGCTGCAagctgcactgcagcagcggtacaACCCACTAAagaagcagcgcgccgccaaCGGATACCCACCCATCTACGCCGCATTCTACGACCGCAGGCCCCGCAAAGACCTTTTCCAGATGTATCGAGAAATCCTGGCGAAATGGGAGCACTCATCCACGGACAAGCAACATGCCGACGGGGGAGCCGTCTTCAACGTCTCTGATGTACCGCGGACAACGGAAAGTCTTGTCGAGATATTGTACCCCATcgcggagcaggaggcgctaGCCCTGGGGCTCGACTTCTTTTTGCTCGGTAACACAGGCGTATTCCGCGGCAATATTATTTCGTCTGTGTCGATCAACGTGTGCTTGCGCCGCTTGGGCAGAGGGCTGCCGTGTCACGGCGTCCTCGCTGGGTACTACGAAATGCTGTACAAGGGTTACATGTGA
- a CDS encoding putative Gamma-soluble NSF attachment protein (SNAP-gamma) (N-ethylmaleimide-sensitive factor attachment protein, gamma), with amino-acid sequence MHSTPAKEAEAEGYMRSGKKHLQKKLLQFKANYGGAAEDFDKAARIYTNLRNYPKAREAWTQACEAHSKAHNDFNAANSMEKLGDLASQCICESQSTMSSGSTAGMTAQLSEHLFQDAIHAYEEASKLYGVATNGSKQAAVLKKAADLISRSLATVHYRRPGTSGATTVDTAYLQKEYKRIIPELIELMERNWAATESKPFGLPDIYRSHVLLHLRSGDVEGAVHAEKRMIGIVSTSPADGTYDDSKNLFRILNQPSNAAKVGLEIVVLCLSTSVDDGYTWANIEMGRLGAVFGFCGSSEERAAAALLAAYAERDEDALQEALKTNTCFNFLAADVSRIAKKLTLGSKGHSKETGASVAAAGGPERSAAPPSSSQAPVDASETDSEDLR; translated from the coding sequence ATGCACTCTACGCCGGCCAAGGAGGCCGAGGCAGAGGGCTACATGAGGAGCGGCAAGAAGCACCTGCAGAAGAAGCTGCTTCAATTCAAGGCAAAttacggcggcgccgccgaagaCTTCGACAAGGCCGCGCGCATCTACACAAACTTGAGAAACTATCCCAAGGCGCGTGAGGCCTGGACACAAGCCTGTGAGGCTCACAGTAAAGCCCATAACGACTTCAACGCCGCGAACTCGATGGAGAAGCTGGGCGACCTTGCTTCCCAGTGTATATGTGAGTCCCAGAGCACCATGTCAAGTGGCAGCACTGCCGGCATGACAGCGCAGCTCAGCGAGCATCTCTTTCAGGACGCGATTCACGCCTACGAGGAGGCATCCAAGCTGTATGGTGTGGCCACGAATGGGTCGaagcaggcggcggtgcttAAGAAGGCCGCAGACCTGATCTCGCGCTCGCTTGCGACAGTGCACTACCGGCGCCccggcaccagcggcgccaccaccgtcgacACGGCGTACCTGCAAAAAGAGTACAAGCGCATCATTCCAGAGCTCATTGAGCTGATGGAGCGCAACTGGGCAGCGACGGAGTCGAAGCCGTTCGGCTTGCCGGACATCTACCGATCCCACGtactcctccacctccgctcCGGCGACGTCGAGGGCGCCGTGCACGCTGAAAAGCGCATGATTGGCATTGTTTCCACCAGCCCAGCCGACGGCACATACGACGACAGCAAGAACCTCTTCCGTATTCTCAACCAACCCAGCAACGCCGCAAAGGTCGGGCTGGAGATTGTAGTGCTCTGCCTCAGCACGTCCGTTGATGACGGGTACACGTGGGCCAACATCGAGATGGGTCGTCTCGGGGCTGTGTTCGGCTTCTGCGGCTCGTCAGAGgagcgagcggcggcggcgctgttggCCGCCTACGCCGAGCGCGACGAGGATGCCTTGCAAGAAGCACTGAAGACGAACACGTGCTTCAACTTCCTCGCAGCAGACGTGTCTCGAATTGCCAAGAAGCTGACGCTCGGGAGCAAGGGGCACTCCAAGGAGACGGGGGCATCAGTGGCAGCTGCCGGCGGTCCGGAACGctcggctgcgccgccgtcctcgtcaCAAGCGCCAGTGGACGCATCCGAGACGGACTCCGAGGACCTGCGATAG
- a CDS encoding putative leucine-rich repeat protein, whose protein sequence is MADPAHTRDGFWEQQQQSVQMTQGVFEAMNNNSMQLLQMRVDTLERQVAMLSAQVMAAALPASFQAYPGVTYGMSPATSNITPMSAMPTQMPANMYFYQPPGMPAAAPANGAAADDGKASKQLEDELQRMGVLAYGGAAAGSATNPEAAAAAATMTLMQNSFVVSPTSGIPTFPGVIAGVGNSNGAGPGIPFMPGAHEVTLASSMMPGPPASPSSTKMSNALFQKAFGFSDPAMNGAGGDGMNANMSSLQRSCAVTLDPLQSTNEKLEQICQQTKIRVLCLKGCKGITSLNAISRLQNLWLLNLQGCSPCVDDNAVRMIATHNTRLSRLNLCGCDRVTDAQPLAQLSLMFDLNLSGTMIGTASLEAISHGCSQLSRLAINSCQQLTDVSSLKNLSELKLLYCRYSENIDPATIANVLAGIGQNLLTLNVDGIRFRQLDLSNLPHVTALKNFNCKDNTQLRDLDWLLSIPNAARAFESLEMLDVEGCGALVSFGLHITSLKRLKTMRLTNTGITNEELSRISACPALAAIHLEDCANITNVECLANVPGLTKVVLSMRMQHEDTKANGVAALRKTGAEIIFAAASNHHGQGGSAHYMSMTPTSRFAPSIPTTSPNTAAEAHAFP, encoded by the coding sequence ATGGCGGACCCTGCGCACACCCGCGATGGCTTctgggagcagcagcagcagtccgTTCAAATGACCCAGGGTGTCTTTGAGGCCAtgaacaacaacagcatGCAGTTGCTGCAGATGCGCGTCGACACCTTGGAAAGGCAGGTGGCAATGCTATCTGCGCAGGTCAtggcagccgcgctgcccgCATCGTTTCAGGCTTACCCAGGCGTCACGTACGGAATGTCGCCCGCCACCTCCAACATCACCCCGATGTCCGCCATGCCGACACAGATGCCCGCGAATATGTATTTCTACCAGCCGCCTGGCatgcccgccgctgctccagctaacggtgccgctgcggacgACGGCAAGGCGTCGAAGCAGCTGGAAGATGAACTCCAGCGCATGGGTGTGTTGGCCtacggtggcgctgctgctggcagcgccacgaacccggaggccgcagcagcggcagcgaccaTGACTTTGATGCAGAACAGCTTCGTGGTATCCCCGACCAGCGGCATCCCCACCTTCCCGGGTGTGATTGCTGGTGTCGGCAACTCCAACGGCGCCGGCCCCGGTATACCCTTCATGCCCGGGGCTCACGAGGTCACTTTGGCGTCCTCGATGATGCCGGGCCCGCcagcctccccctcctccaccaagATGAGCAACGCGCTTTTTCAGAAGGCGTTCGGTTTCTCGGACCCGGCCATGAACggggccggcggcgacggcatgAACGCGAACATGAGCAGCCTTCAGCGCAGTTGTGCTGTGACGCTGGACCCGCTGCAGAGCACCAACGAGAAGCTTGAGCAGATCTGCCAACAGACCAAGATTCGCGTTCTTTGCCTGAAGGGCTGCAAAGGAATCACCAGCCTGAACGCTATCTCACGCCTGCAGAACCTATGGCTCCTGAACCTGCAGGGGTGCTCACCCTGTGTCGACGACAATGCGGTGCGCATGATCGCTACGCACAACACGCGCCTCAGTCGGCTGAACCTCTGCGGGTGTGACCGCGTGACGGACGCGCAGCCACTTGCGCAGCTCTCCCTCATGTTTGACCTCAACCTGTCCGGCACGATGATCGGCACCGCTTCGCTGGAGGCGATCTCGCACGGGTGCAGCCAGCTCAGCCGCCTTGCCATCAACAGCTGCCAGCAGTTGACGGATGTGTCGAGCTTGAAGAACCTGTCGGAGCTGAAGCTGCTCTACTGCCGCTACTCCGAAAACATAGACCCAGCCACCATCGCCAACGTGCTCGCCGGCATCGGTCAGAATCTGCTCACGCTGAACGTGGACGGCATCCGCTTCCGTCAGCTTGACCTTTCTAACTTGCCGCACGTAACCGCCTTGAAAAACTTCAACTGCAAAGACAATACTCAACTTAGGGATCTGGACTGGCTGCTGAGCATTCCCAACGCGGCAAGGGCCTTCGAGTCGCTGGAGATGCTGGACGTGGAAGGGTGCGGGGCGCTCGTGAGCTTCGGGCTGCATATCACCTCGCTGAAGCGGCTTAAGACGATGCGTCTCACGAACACGGGCATCACCAACGAAGAGCTTTCTCGCATTTCGGCCTGCCCGGCGCTAGCCGCCATTCACCTTGAAGACTGCGCTAACATCACGAATGTGGAATGCCTTGCGAATGTGCCCGGTCTCACAAAGGTGGTGCTGAGCATGCGGATGCAGCATGAGGACACCAAGGCgaacggcgtcgctgccctGCGCAAGACTGGTGCCGAGATCATcttcgcggccgccagcAACCATCACGGACAAGGTGGTTCTGCCCACTATATGAGTAtgacgccgacgagccgctTCGCCCCGTCGATCCCAACCACCAGCCCGAACACTGCAGCTGAGGCACACGCCTTTCCGTAA